From one Thermatribacter velox genomic stretch:
- a CDS encoding O-antigen ligase family protein has protein sequence MSKTAYPKSADSPRNIELCVAGALFFLVFLSPYYRGLYFEYEKYPFLAALNVIVLLWLLWRSYNKEWLHFGDITEWLYAGFALLYLLNLPLAADKGLAFQEFITYATCFFLFLAMRKLRIPLSLKKLFLFLFGLNGLILALLGFSYQMGWIDPQSMFLKMSFRDLFLGGRLNASFQYPNTAGAYFAMGYISVLVFILLEEKLSWRIPGFLVSFVLLGAFFFTYSRGGYLTFPLSLVFLLFVLQPPEAARLLTYNLGSAAIFLPFLPKTETLLLQKNPFFFGHLITASIAFAVFGELVTQLFQKRSVAINRKKLAILISTAVVLFVLLFVTATKSDFLPARFAQRIKDINLQTHSVVERFLFYRDALKIFSLRPLNGWGGGAWKTLYFKFQSAPYFTESTHNFYVQILVESGILGILLFLSLFVFIFKKALQSEFGKEQILQKGILGILLMGLLHSLIDVNFSLGAFQLTVWSFAGLAVPERGIAIEKTSKRKEYAHQSKMRVILTTFSVIVSAVLMVLCLIMSQSTNYAIQAEYYLNQGHWKEAALLAEKSLHFNPWNAETHFIYSNALRSRFLDEKQPFLRAKSFEEAQKAYRLAPQNHKYIQYLGFLYVEMGKFETGISYLERAVQNAPLVPATYEGLISALKSIGDFYYARGEKTKTMDYYKRAEEVLIKLYQLKEKYPQIKISNNLAELARELKKYGKQSEEGGI, from the coding sequence ATGTCCAAAACCGCTTACCCGAAAAGTGCCGATAGCCCGAGGAATATAGAACTCTGTGTAGCAGGTGCTTTGTTTTTCCTGGTCTTCCTGTCGCCCTATTACCGAGGGCTATATTTTGAATACGAAAAATACCCTTTCCTGGCAGCACTAAACGTTATCGTTCTTCTCTGGCTTCTGTGGCGCAGTTACAACAAAGAGTGGCTCCACTTTGGCGACATTACAGAGTGGTTATACGCGGGCTTTGCGCTGCTTTACCTTCTTAACCTTCCCCTTGCAGCCGATAAAGGCCTGGCCTTTCAGGAATTTATAACTTATGCCACCTGCTTTTTTTTATTCCTTGCCATGAGGAAGCTTCGAATACCGTTATCTTTGAAAAAGCTCTTTTTATTCCTTTTTGGTCTAAACGGTTTGATCCTTGCCCTTCTGGGTTTTTCTTATCAAATGGGCTGGATAGACCCCCAGAGCATGTTTTTGAAAATGAGTTTTCGAGATCTCTTTCTTGGCGGACGCCTCAATGCTTCTTTTCAATACCCAAACACAGCCGGTGCCTACTTCGCTATGGGATATATCTCTGTTTTAGTTTTTATTCTTCTGGAAGAAAAACTTTCCTGGCGTATTCCAGGTTTCCTGGTATCTTTTGTGCTCCTGGGAGCCTTTTTCTTCACCTATTCACGTGGCGGATACTTAACCTTTCCACTCAGTTTGGTTTTTTTGTTATTCGTTTTACAACCCCCGGAAGCTGCTCGTCTGCTTACCTACAACCTGGGAAGTGCTGCTATCTTCTTGCCATTTCTCCCAAAAACTGAAACATTGCTTCTTCAAAAAAATCCTTTCTTTTTTGGCCACCTTATAACAGCCAGCATAGCCTTCGCCGTCTTTGGCGAGCTTGTAACTCAGCTCTTCCAAAAAAGAAGCGTCGCAATAAATCGGAAAAAACTTGCCATATTGATTTCCACAGCGGTAGTACTGTTCGTTCTCTTATTCGTAACAGCTACAAAGAGCGATTTTCTTCCTGCTCGCTTTGCGCAGCGCATTAAGGATATCAACCTGCAGACTCACAGTGTTGTGGAAAGGTTTCTTTTTTACCGAGACGCCTTAAAAATATTTTCACTCCGCCCCTTGAATGGATGGGGCGGTGGAGCCTGGAAAACCCTTTACTTCAAGTTCCAATCTGCTCCCTACTTTACGGAAAGCACCCACAATTTCTATGTTCAAATCCTGGTAGAATCTGGGATACTGGGCATTCTGCTCTTTCTGAGCTTGTTCGTATTTATCTTTAAAAAAGCTCTGCAATCTGAATTTGGAAAGGAACAGATTTTACAAAAAGGCATTTTAGGTATCCTGCTCATGGGGCTTTTGCACAGTCTTATAGATGTCAACTTTTCTCTGGGAGCGTTTCAGCTCACCGTGTGGTCTTTCGCAGGCTTAGCAGTTCCTGAAAGGGGAATTGCAATAGAAAAAACCTCAAAAAGGAAGGAATATGCTCATCAATCCAAGATGCGTGTTATACTTACTACATTTTCCGTAATTGTTTCTGCGGTGCTTATGGTTTTGTGTCTTATAATGAGCCAGAGCACCAACTATGCAATCCAAGCCGAGTATTATCTGAATCAAGGACACTGGAAAGAAGCTGCTTTACTGGCGGAAAAATCACTCCATTTCAACCCCTGGAACGCAGAAACCCATTTCATATACAGTAACGCACTGCGGTCTCGCTTTTTGGACGAAAAGCAACCTTTCCTGAGAGCAAAAAGCTTTGAAGAAGCCCAGAAAGCCTATCGCCTGGCCCCTCAAAATCACAAGTACATCCAGTATCTCGGTTTTCTATATGTTGAAATGGGTAAATTCGAGACAGGTATTTCGTATCTTGAAAGAGCCGTCCAGAACGCTCCTTTAGTCCCTGCCACCTATGAAGGCCTTATTTCGGCTTTGAAATCCATAGGTGATTTTTATTATGCAAGAGGTGAAAAAACGAAAACAATGGATTATTATAAAAGAGCAGAAGAGGTGCTTATCAAACTGTATCAGCTTAAAGAAAAGTATCCTCAGATAAAAATCAGTAATAATCTGGCAGAACTTGCCAGAGAATTGAAAAAATACGGTAAACAATCCGAGGAGGGGGGAATATAA
- a CDS encoding TlpA family protein disulfide reductase yields MNWKKQQTLVLVMLVCVSTVFLVAGCSSLYFSWSPEESAPPSSGQNPEETIDRGINFTLPDLDGNSVSLRDFRGQPVLVVFFKTTCPHCVNEAPTLERVYQKFRYSQNLVILAIAVNEEGTSGMLIASQEQYAAMVRSQFVNRYGWSFPVLIDNYGKVQRQFAGTGVPRYLFIDENGEIRGRALGELTQSQLESLLWQYIF; encoded by the coding sequence GTGAACTGGAAAAAACAACAAACCCTGGTTCTGGTAATGCTGGTCTGTGTGTCTACTGTTTTTTTGGTGGCAGGATGTTCCTCACTTTATTTTAGCTGGTCACCAGAAGAGAGCGCTCCCCCCTCCTCAGGACAGAACCCGGAAGAAACCATTGACAGAGGCATCAATTTCACCCTTCCTGACCTGGATGGAAACTCGGTCTCATTGAGAGACTTTCGAGGGCAACCGGTTCTGGTAGTATTTTTTAAAACTACTTGTCCCCACTGCGTCAATGAAGCTCCCACTCTGGAAAGAGTGTACCAAAAGTTCAGGTATTCTCAAAATTTGGTCATTCTCGCCATAGCAGTTAACGAAGAAGGCACCTCAGGCATGCTTATTGCTTCCCAAGAACAGTATGCTGCAATGGTTCGCAGTCAGTTTGTCAACAGGTATGGATGGTCTTTCCCGGTTCTGATTGACAACTATGGAAAAGTACAGCGCCAGTTTGCTGGAACAGGAGTCCCCCGCTATCTTTTCATAGATGAAAACGGGGAAATTCGGGGAAGAGCCCTGGGAGAGCTAACTCAATCGCAACTGGAAAGCTTGCTCTGGCAGTATATCTTCTAA
- a CDS encoding sn-glycerol-1-phosphate dehydrogenase has translation MLDIPSIVKNGVRDFQCICGRRHLVPEQRVLLGMGVLFDLPQVLSELNLGKKALLVSDENIFPLFGEQVVTLLEKSGVGVEICVLEQPSGFFYLEPDEDARSQIGVHLQENPDFIVALGSGVINDLCKFIAHRVQKPYIVIATAPSMDGYSSPGAPMLVGGYKVTFEARPPRVIVMDLDILSQAPLELIQAGFSDLMGKTTANADWVLRHYLLNEYLCEYSFELVKEGLEYLSREAALLKERSPEFVSSLSVALFNSGLSMTLVGDSRPASGLEHLVAHYLEIFALHRHLNPSLHGLRVGAATVVAQKLYVRFLDEVHLFSSFVSKKKPEVLLDELKLHFGPLFLFVEKEAAEKLSPPLAFGDFFANPVFVRKKVEEKLLVVSHVEETLKRAGIPSSLQELGFGESMVRDAFRYARFLRKRITLLDLLDWFGVLEEYLDWALR, from the coding sequence ATGCTTGATATACCTTCCATTGTTAAAAATGGTGTTCGAGATTTTCAGTGCATCTGTGGTCGTAGGCATTTGGTCCCGGAGCAAAGGGTTTTGCTCGGTATGGGGGTGCTTTTCGATTTGCCCCAAGTTCTCTCAGAGCTCAATCTTGGGAAAAAGGCACTTCTTGTTTCTGATGAAAATATATTTCCTTTGTTTGGAGAACAAGTTGTGACCTTGCTGGAGAAGTCTGGGGTGGGTGTTGAGATCTGTGTGCTGGAGCAACCTTCAGGCTTTTTTTACTTAGAGCCGGATGAAGATGCAAGGAGCCAGATAGGGGTTCATCTTCAGGAAAACCCTGATTTCATAGTTGCCCTTGGTTCAGGAGTGATTAATGATTTATGTAAATTTATAGCACATCGAGTGCAAAAACCATATATTGTTATTGCTACTGCTCCTTCTATGGACGGTTATTCCTCCCCGGGGGCACCTATGCTGGTTGGTGGTTACAAGGTTACCTTTGAAGCTCGTCCGCCCCGAGTAATCGTTATGGATCTTGATATTCTTTCACAAGCGCCGCTTGAACTTATTCAGGCAGGTTTTTCTGATTTGATGGGTAAAACCACTGCTAACGCTGACTGGGTGCTCAGGCATTATCTTCTCAATGAATATCTATGTGAGTACAGTTTTGAGCTGGTCAAAGAGGGGTTGGAATACCTTAGCAGGGAAGCAGCCCTGCTTAAGGAAAGGTCTCCAGAGTTTGTGTCCAGCCTTTCAGTGGCTCTTTTCAATTCGGGCTTGAGCATGACACTGGTTGGAGACTCTCGCCCTGCTTCAGGTCTGGAGCATCTGGTTGCTCATTATCTTGAAATTTTCGCACTGCATCGACACCTGAACCCTTCTTTACACGGGTTAAGGGTAGGAGCGGCTACGGTTGTGGCACAGAAATTATATGTTCGTTTTCTGGACGAGGTACACCTTTTTTCTTCCTTTGTCAGTAAGAAAAAACCGGAAGTTTTGCTTGATGAGCTAAAGCTACACTTTGGGCCTCTTTTTCTTTTTGTAGAGAAGGAAGCTGCAGAGAAGCTCTCTCCTCCTCTTGCTTTCGGTGATTTTTTTGCAAATCCTGTTTTCGTGAGGAAAAAAGTGGAAGAAAAATTGCTTGTGGTTTCCCACGTTGAAGAGACGCTTAAAAGAGCTGGAATTCCTTCTTCATTGCAGGAACTAGGTTTTGGGGAAAGCATGGTTCGTGATGCGTTTCGTTATGCTCGTTTTTTGAGGAAGCGAATTACCCTACTCGACCTTTTAGATTGGTTTGGTGTTCTTGAGGAATATCTTGATTGGGCGCTTAGGTAA
- a CDS encoding HAD-IIA family hydrolase encodes MELATVQAFLLDMDGTFYLGDRLLPGALEFIDFLMKNGKKFYFLTNNSSHNVNFYLKKLARLGLKNVSSRNIITSGQVCAYYIRKLSPRARVFLLGTQELAIDFMREGLLLVEENPDYVVLGFDKTLTYDKLRRAASFVRSGVPFLVTHPDLNCPTPQGPIIDAGSIMKAIEAATGVQARVFGKPYPETVFYVLERVGLSRHELAMVGDRLYTDMRMAKEAGIISILVLTGETCLSDLKDSPWKPDFVFSSLQELLENMKKTLTEDECANA; translated from the coding sequence ATGGAACTTGCTACAGTGCAAGCGTTTCTTCTGGATATGGACGGCACCTTTTATCTTGGGGACAGGTTGCTTCCCGGGGCTCTGGAGTTTATTGATTTTCTGATGAAAAATGGGAAGAAGTTTTATTTTTTAACCAACAACTCTTCGCATAACGTAAACTTTTATCTAAAGAAACTTGCCAGACTTGGTTTGAAAAATGTTTCTTCTCGTAATATTATTACTTCAGGACAGGTTTGCGCTTATTACATCCGTAAGCTTTCTCCCCGGGCGCGAGTTTTTCTCCTCGGTACCCAGGAGCTGGCCATAGACTTTATGCGCGAAGGCCTTCTTCTGGTGGAAGAGAATCCAGATTACGTGGTTTTGGGGTTTGATAAAACTTTGACTTACGATAAGCTGCGAAGAGCTGCTTCCTTTGTGAGGAGCGGAGTCCCTTTTCTGGTTACCCATCCAGACCTAAACTGTCCTACCCCTCAAGGCCCCATCATTGATGCTGGGTCTATAATGAAGGCAATAGAAGCTGCTACAGGTGTCCAGGCTCGGGTATTTGGCAAGCCTTATCCCGAAACTGTTTTTTATGTCCTGGAAAGGGTGGGCCTTTCCAGGCATGAACTGGCTATGGTTGGAGATCGTCTTTACACCGATATGAGAATGGCCAAAGAAGCGGGAATAATTTCTATCCTGGTTTTGACGGGTGAAACTTGCCTTTCAGACCTGAAAGATTCCCCATGGAAGCCAGATTTTGTGTTTTCCTCTTTGCAGGAGTTACTCGAAAACATGAAAAAGACTTTAACGGAGGACGAGTGTGCCAATGCTTGA